In Panicum virgatum strain AP13 chromosome 4N, P.virgatum_v5, whole genome shotgun sequence, a single window of DNA contains:
- the LOC120669278 gene encoding subtilisin-like protease yields the protein MATRNLIRFMAVALACLVILSSTYGDPNPSVHDESPRTTYIVRVRPPVSLSDDTAGLDLEHWYESFLPLEPMSKDTRAALLHTYRAAMTGFAAKLTEAEAASLAAKDDVLGVFPSRRVALHTTHSPEFLGLRAAAMYGNSHGAWNGALGRMGEGVVIAVLDTMVNPKHVSFRDDGMRAPPAKWRGKCDFWGGRERCNRKIVGGRTIFHSLKDGHGTHTASTAAGNLVAGASVLGNGNGTAAGMAPRAHLAVYEACDDTGCDTADVLAAMDAAIADGADVLSLSFGDDHIKPFYQDTIAIGAFSAMQKGILVVCSAGNSGPDPGFLMNDAPWILTVGAGTMDRQMRAVVKLGNGQTFVGESAYQPHGLRPTQLVTPVQHNSSTPECQPLTGVAGKIVVIEDVCDDMVQTGTLVKDSGGAGMVLTGEEEDGNTAYTDAHVLPASYVTYQDGIAIRKYMKSTKNPVGAITFRGTSFSASSSAPAVASLSSRGPSLTTPNIVKPDIIGPGMNVIAAWPFKVGPEGEKGQGGGIGDFSDVTFDILSGTSMSTPHLSGVAALIKSEHPDWSPAMIKSAIMTTADTLRSDGKPILDEKLKTAGGFDMGAGHVNPSRAVNPGLVYDRDEAQYIAYICGLGFTEEQVEIITHKRNICRSMSKITGAELNYPSIVMQASAGNITVNRMLTSVDNSHGKYTVEVNVPKGVVVKVSPSVLEFGGLNDKKIFNVKMSWDPLKTKQVEGSLKWISKTRVVRIPVIVF from the coding sequence ATGGCAACACGCAACCTTATCAGATTCATGGCCGTAGCTCTCGCGTGCCTTGTCATCTTGTCGTCCACATATGGTGATCCTAATCCGAGTGTTCATGATGAGAGCCCCCGCACCACCTACATCGTCCGTGTGCGGCCGCCAGTGAGCCTCTCCGATGACACCGCCGGGCTCGACCTCGAGCACTGGTACGAGTCGTTCCTCCCGCTGGAACCCATGTCCAAGGACACCAGGGCTGCTCTCCTTCATACCTACCGGGCGGCCATGACTGGCTTTGCCGCAAAGCTAACGGAGGCCGAGGCGGCAAGCCTTGCAGCCAAGGATGACGTCCTCGGCGTGTTCCCGAGCCGTCGCGTTGCGCTCCACACGACGCACTCGCCGGAGTTCCTGGGCCTGCGAGCTGCGGCCATGTACGGCAACAGCCACGGCGCATGGAACGGGGCGCTCGGCCGCATGGGCGAGGGCGTCGTCATCGCGGTCCTCGACACGATGGTCAACCCCAAGCACGTGTCGTTCCGCGATGACGGcatgcgcgcgccgccggcgaagtGGCGCGGCAAGTGCGACTTCTGGGGCGGCCGGGAGCGTTGCAACAGGAAGATCGTAGGCGGCCGGACGATCTTCCACTCCCTGAAGGACGGTCACGGGACGCACACGGCGAGTACCGCCGCGGGGAACCTCGTCGCCGGTGCAAGCGTTCTCGGCAACGGGaacggcaccgccgccggcatggCGCCACGGGCGCACCTCGCCGTATATGAGGCCTGCGATGACACGGGCTGCGACACCGCCGATGTGCTCGCTGCGATGGACGCTGCAATAGCAGACGGCGCTGACGTGCTCTCCCTGTCGTTCGGGGATGACCATATCAAGCCATTTTACCAGGACACAATCGCCATCGGCGCGTTCAGCGCCATGCAGAAGGGCATCTTGGTCGTCTGCTCCGCCGGAAACTCGGGCCCGGACCCAGGCTTCCTGATGAACGACGCGCCGTGGATCCTCACGGTCGGCGCAGGGACAATGGACAGGCAGATGCGGGCGGTCGTCAAGCTTGGCAACGGCCAGACATTCGTTGGTGAGTCCGCCTATCAGCCCCATGGGCTGCGTCCTACACAATTGGTTACTCCTGTTCAGCACAATAGCTCAACTCCTGAATGCCAGCCCTTGACCGGCGTGGCCGGCAAGATCGTCGTCATCGAAGATGTCTGTGACGACATGGTCCAAACAGGTACTCTCGTCAAGGACTCTGGCGGAGCAGGTATGGTGCTAACTGGTGAAGAGGAGGATGGTAACACGGCTTACACCGACGCACATGTGCTGCCAGCATCCTACGTGACGTACCAAGACGGTATAGCCATAAGGAAATACATGAAATCCACCAAGAACCCGGTGGGTGCCATCACCTTCCGTGGCACATCATTCAGCGCGTCCTCATCAGCTCCCGCCGTTGCTTCCTTGTCCTCTCGTGGTCCAAGCCTAACCACACCTAACATCGTCAAGCCTGACATCATTGGCCCCGGCATGAACGTCATCGCCGCATGGCCGTTCAAGGTTGGGCCAGAGGGGGAAAAAGGTCAAGGTGGTGGAATTGGGGATTTTAGTGATGTTACCTTCGACATCCTCTCTGGAACGTCAATGTCAACGCCTCACCTCAGCGGGGTCGCCGCACTCATCAAGAGCGAGCACCCGGACTGGTCCCCTGCAATGATCAAGTCGGCGATAATGACGACAGCCGAcacacttcgttccgatggtaAGCCGATCCTGGATGAGAAGCTCAAGACCGCAGGAGGCTTCGACATGGGCGCTGGCCATGTTAACCCTTCCAGAGCCGTGAACCCAGGCCTGGTGTACGACAGGGATGAAGCACAGTACATTGCTTACATCTGTGGCCTCGGTTTCACGGAGGAACAAGTGGAGATCATCACGCATAAGAGGAACATATGTCGGAGCATGAGCAAGATCACCGGTGCTGAACTGAACTACCCTTCCATAGTGATGCAGGCGAGTGCCGGCAATATCACAGTGAACAGGATGCTTACAAGCGTCGACAACTCACATGGCAAGTACACGGTGGAGGTCAATGTGCCCAAAGGTGTTGTGGTTAAGGTATCCCCCTCAGTGCTCGAGTTTGGGGGGCTTAATGATAAGAAGATCTTCAATGTTAAGATGAGTTGGGACCCTCTCAAGACGAAGCAGGTAGAGGGGAGCCTGAAATGGATCTCCAAGACTCGTGTTGTCAGAATTCCTGTAATAGTATTTTAA